ACAGATGGTTAGCAAGAAAAGCGGAACGTGATGGGATTAGTCCAATATCAGAGGCACATACTCGCTACAGAAATTTTATAGCAGAGCCGTCATGCTCAAGGTTTGCCTAGAGTCGTAGATAGAACATTATTAACATTACGAACGGGCTCGTGCTGAATCACTGCCAAtgcattatgtacatatagatgGTTAACAAGAGAAGGTGAAACGTGCCCACCAGCCCTGTTGGGGCTTTGCCCGACTTACACAAGCCCTTTTTTTGAAAATGCACACACGTGAGACAGCACAAGAGCATGGTGTAAAGTGAAAACTTAGCGGctcatttctttttgttagacacaatattaatgagaaatgagagacaatgatgccaaggaaagtatataggatgttatttgtagtaaatgtaatgcaaatgtgaagaaagaaaagtggatgaaaagagaAGTTGCGGCTGACAGGGACTGAACCTCCAACTGTCATATGATACGTCctgtgctctaccaactgagctacagcagCGGTCATGACTTCTACTTCAAGGGGCATTTATGTCCATTTAAACCTGGGGTGTTAATGAGCGCCGCTCCGCTAGTAGCCATGATGGCGAGCGTGGAGAGTGCTCCACACTCACTGTCACGGCTACTAGCATCTTCGTTGACATGGCCAGGTTGCTTGAATTGTGAAAAGGCAGAAATGAAAGCTCTCGTTACAGCAGAGAACCCAGAACTATTATGCACGGTCAAAACAGTCACTGTGCAGCTTTTGAAGTACCATTGCGACTTCTGAGTCACCACTAGAAGAACTACCGATGGCTTATAAATGAACCTCACTcaggctttcctttttttttggtttctcGTGCACACTAACAGCTTTCTCACGTTTTCTTACACAGTTGGCACACACTGGCTACTGTACATTGGTCCTCTCAACAACAAGGAAGCCACGAAAACACTGAAATAAACCCAGACGCTAACACATACTTAAAGAAGCTGCAACTTAACCAACGTGAAACTGTGTATGGGGAATCTTATGCACAGTGGACTAAGCCTGTAACATTGTAACAAACAGGTGATGGCTGATGCCTACAGGGAAAAAGAATATGCTACACACAATGGAATGTAAAGGTTTGTAGAATGACACTACGCCCTTTAGACAAGAGCAGGCAGCTCTGAGGGTTTCTCTAGCAACACTTGTATTCACAACACGGTGAGAGCTCATACAAGTAGGCCTGCCTGGTGCACTCGTGTGTGGTATTCGTGACAATGGTAATGAAAAACAATTCACATTTATGCACGTACATATATGCACGTGGAGCAGTTGGGCCTGCATTACGCAAAGTCTTTGGAGCAAAAGTGGCGTGTTACAACCGGTTGTTGGCAGATTCGACGGCGGGTTTCCGTCTGCCCGTCAGGAAATAGGTGAGCATGTCCCCTTTGCCTTTCACAGTGATGTAACCACGGCATTCCAGCGGGTAGCCCAGGGGCTCCAGTATACTGTAAACTTCCTGCGTCACCTGTGTGCAACGTAAAATGTAATATTTAGAATATCACCGTGCCCACAAAGCAGTTTCAATGGCTGACTTACTTCTCTTGCACTGCAACATACTAGCCTGCAGAGCCAACAAATAAGAATGTCTCATGTTTCAGATGTTGAAACCGTCcactatgctattttttttttcactttagcaGAGATTAAATGCCTGAAATGGCATTTTAATCATGGCCCCCACCACCATTTTGATCACGGAGGAATCCCAAGCAAGCACAGACACCCCATACCCGTTTTGGGGGATTTCAAGTATGCAACAATGATCGAGGAAACACCTCcccttccacttttttttttaaacctattGTGCTGCAAAATCATCATCAGCGGTTCCGAGGAACCCAGAACCTAAGTTCCGAGAGTCTCTAGATATAATGTACGCTATTTCTCAGTACTTTTCTGGTGCTTCAGTTGGAGAGACCGGGCATGCAAACACGACGACAGGTAAGACAAACGGCGTTTGTGCAATCTTCAAAGggccatgacacccaatttttTATCATAATCTGTGTTATCCGGGTTATCTTCCGCATTCACAAATAAGCTGGCAAAATATTGTTGCATTTGGTCAAGTACTCAATTTAGAATTTAATAATATTATAAGCACACTAGCAGCCTGGGAGTCGTGCTACACTGACACACTCACGAGCCGTGATGTAACAAGCAGTTGCCTGAGCAAGCGCCTGCATTCTGACAAATGATAATGTTCTATGATAGGCTACGTGTCAAATTGAGATATTTTAGCTTCCTTCGGCTTGGAACTGAAACTGAACAATTTGCAACGGCTGAAACTTTAGTAAAAGGCGACAACTCTGCTCCTTCCAGCTCATGACGTCACACGCGCCATAGCAAAATGGCGGTTGCCGGAGGTGAGCAAGGTTTACAGCCGGGCACTTTTCGAGCTTGTTTTGTCCCGAAATATTTTTAAAGGTTCACTTTTCAGACTTCTATAGTGGACTCATATTAAATAGAACTTGAAGAGAcaagaaaatttgttccatttatgagaagtttcatttaagcaaagcttacaaaatgaatgaaatataACTTTATTTCAAAAGCAGTAACTGTCGCTCACTGAACAAAGAGATTTTGAAGTATAGAACAGTAATATAGTTGATTAGGAAGAAAAATATTGCTAATATCGCTGACTTGGAAAAAGGGAGGCGATAACAACTTGCTCAGCCTTGTTCAAGCACTTTCTCACATAGTAGAAGTGCATTGCTGAAAGTCTGGGCAAGAACTCTGTGCCACCATAGTGTTCAAAGTAGCACTGCAACAGGATGACAGCATCTCTTGCTGCCCTGTCAGCCACTGAAATGAGCTCAGGATGGTTCCTCAAGGCCGTCCTCAAGTTCACGACGAGACGTCGATTGCTGCTCGGCGTGCGCGGACATGTGCAATCGCCGGATTGGCTTGGGTAGGCTAGGCTAACTTTGGCATTTGTTTTACGATTGCTAGACTGCCGTGGCCACTTTCGCCATTCATGGATTTTGCCTGTTTTAGTTCCATTTCACCGACGTAAGCGAGAAAAAATGTTCCGATTACCCGAAACTCTTTATCATTAAATATATAGGAGACCAACCAAATGTGCCTGGAAAGTTTCGTTTATGCGGCTTTTCCGTTTAACCGAGTTTTGTTTAATGGGAGTCCACTGTATATGCATAAGAGAACCTCCCATTTTTGCTGAAAAAACACAAATTATTAGGTTCCCACGTCATAGCCCCTTCAACTTCTCTGTTGTGtccatgtttgcatgccctgACTTTTTCACATGAATAACTACCAATTGTCGCAGCTGTCTGCCACGCTATGCCACAAATTGTGAGAACATCTGAAGAACCTCTTTCCCACTTGTCTCAAGACATGAAATTTCACATGAGGATATCCTCCGGTCCAGCAAAAACGGCAAATGCAAGCTCACTCAATGAGGCATTTCACCAAGCACAGATTTGCAATCTTCTTAAAGGCTCTTCTATCGCCATCTTCATTATGCGATGAAGCAAGGGCCCTCTCCTATTTTGTCCAATTACTCTTTACCATGGAGGAGCTTGCTTGAGATTAAAAACTCCAAAACCAGCACACTTGTGTGGCAATCTGCTTGTATTCCATTTTTGCCCCTTCCTTTACACTTTCCATAGATAGGTATCTTCACCTGCTTCTTCCCTCTTACGCTTTTTCTATCGCAAATCAAGAACAATGACCGCTCAAGCACCTCCTCCCCTCCCCCTGCTGCCCTCGCGGTTCCAACATCATAGCACAAAACTGTATTCGAGTGCAAAACTATAAAACTTGCTTTACCTGAATTTTTTCCACTTCACCCGTGGAATCCATCCTACTTGCAACATTGACAGCATTGCCCCAGATGTCATAATGTGGCTTCTTTGCCCCAATAACACCAGCAACAACAGGTCCCACATTCAGGCCTGCAATGACGATTGAAAACGTAGTTCGACAAAAATATGAGAAATGCAAGAATATATTCCAGCCTTAAAAAGGAAAGGAAACAAGAGAGTAGAGGAAAGGCGGGGAAGTCAACCAGTTTAGAGTAACTGGTGTGCTACCCTGCATAGGGGCAAGGGATGGAGAAAATTGAAAGGAGTAAAGAAGGAGGGGGAGCACATACACTTAACACCAGACAGCAGAGCGGCGGTTATGTGTGGTATACTGCGTCATTTTGAGTTTACAGCCGTTCATGCAAGTCTGTTCTTATAGATATTAACAATGCCTTGGTTGCTTGAACTGTCGAGGACTTTTCTGAATGACAATAAAGGACAGTTATTGGCGACATCGATCTGTTGTGAAAATAGCTGAAGATGTCACAATTTTCCTTCCATTCAATAACAATACTGTAAGAGAGGTTCACACAGCCCGTGTGAAA
This is a stretch of genomic DNA from Rhipicephalus microplus isolate Deutch F79 unplaced genomic scaffold, USDA_Rmic scaffold_704, whole genome shotgun sequence. It encodes these proteins:
- the LOC142795501 gene encoding adenylate cyclase type 2-like, whose translation is MDSTGEVEKIQVTQEVYSILEPLGYPLECRGYITVKGKGDMLTYFLTGRRKPAVESANNRL